From Solenopsis invicta isolate M01_SB unplaced genomic scaffold, UNIL_Sinv_3.0 scaffold_655, whole genome shotgun sequence:
CGCGCAAACGAGCCACGAGCAAGCGAACGGACGAGTTCGCGAGGTTACGTAACCTACGAGGAACGAGCCAGAGACGACCCTCCACTACCACGAGCTACACGAGCGAGAGGGGGAATATACACGAGCAGAGTACAAAATCAAGTAAGTCGTTCGGTTTCGTTATTTCGATCAGTGAACAATGGCAAACAGAGCCAAAATACTCATAAATAAACGGACTTCTTTAAAGTCTAAAATCACGAATCTCAATAATATCCTCGACAAAGGTACAACGGACGATACATTAATCAAATTACGCTTAGAACGTGTAACTGAGTTATTTCACGCGTATGAGGACTTCAACGATGAGCTTACCGAATTAGATCCAAACGAGTCACACCAAACCgaatatgaaaatattgaagaacGATATTATTTGCTTGCGGCTAAGATAAAAAATAGGTTGTCCGCGTCAAATATATCCGAGGCTAGTACCAGCGCGTCCCACGAAGATCGGCCCTATGAGAATTCACTCGCTACTTCGACCAAAAAACGGCGTATCAAATTGCCCGAAGCCTCGCTTCCGACCTTTGATGGCAAATTTGAGAGTTGGCTCTCGTTTAAGAATAGCTTCCGGAATATGATCGGATCACAGACCGACTTGTCAGACATTGACAAGCTTCATTATTTGAAATCGGCTTTAACGGGCGAAGCGgccaataaaattaaaatctttgaaaCCGACGATATAAATTATTCTAAGGCATGGGAGTTACTTGAACGATCATATGAAGTGAAGCGCATTCTCATTTCGCGACATTTATCGTCTATTTTAAACCTACCGGTGTTAGAGAAAGAAACGTCTAGCGGTTTGTCGAAACTTGCGGACGACGTACAACAGCATATCGCGTCATTAAGCGTATTGGGAGCTTCCGTCGGGCCCGAAATGATTGTGCACGTTTTAGAGACCAAGTTACCGAAAAGTACGGCGGAAAGATGGGAAAACTCTCTCGAACGAGAAACATTTCCGGAACCCGACCaaatatacgattttttatataaatccgcGGTCTTCGCATCAAAACGCGAGCGGACTAAGACATTAGAGGCAGAAAGAAGCAAAGGGGAACCGCCGATAAAGAAAAAACGATACTCTTCTTCTCCAAATAAAGCATTCGTGTTAAATACATCGCGTAATTGTATAATATGCAGAAATCGTCGACATCCTCTTCATTTGTGTGAAAAATTCAAACAACTACCGGTGCAAAAACGTATTGACGCGATAAAAACCGCGAAACTCTGTTATAATTGCTTACGGTCGCACAAGGGCAATGTTTGCAACTTTTCCAATTGCTCTATTTGCAACAAGCGTCATAATTCGCTTCTCCATATTGATAATTACGCGAACACGCATAAATCGGACAAATCAAAATCCACCTCCGTTCAAACCGATTGACTAATTGAAGCGAACAACGGCAAGACCACGAGTCTCGCGTCATTGCACGTATCAGCGCCACATCTAATGACGAGCGCAATGGTATACATACGTGGCGGCAAACACGGTCCAATAAAATGTCGTGCTCTACTAGATACGTGCGCTTCGGCGAACTTTTTAACAGAATCGATCGCGAGATATTTGAAGGAAGAAGTGACGGCACATTCTTCGCCAATTAGCGCGATCAATGGCATGAATACTAAATCAAGGGGCATAGTACGAATTACAATTCAATCTATACATGATAACTTTTCTAAAGAATTGACCTGTTTGACAATTCCGACTATAACAGATTTAGTTCCGTCTGAAACCTTTCCGCGCAATTCAGTTAAGATACCGTCAAATATCAGATTAGCAGATCCGGATTTTCATTTACCACGACATGTTGATTTACTGATTGGCTCGGGAGCGTCACTATCGTTGTTCGCTATTGGTCAGATAGATTTGTCTCGTGAGGGATATGacttatatttacaaaaaacgCGATTAGGATGGATAATCGCTGGCGGCACATCATCGCAAAAAACGGGAAGGGCTGTAACATGCCATTTAACGCGTTTGGAGGATTTGATACAGAAGTTTTGGGAAATCGAAGAGATCGGATTAAATAAACCGCAAACAGAAGAGGAAGTCGAATGTGAGTCGCATTTTATAAGAACGGTATCTCGCGACGTTAATGGGCGATATACAGTTCGGTTGCCATTCGGCAATACAAATAAACGTCTCGGAAATTCACGTAAAATGGCACTCAAACGCCTATTGTCGTTAGAGCGCAAACTTGACACAGACGCAAAGTTAAAGAATGAATACGCGCGGGTAATAAATGAGTACTTAAATCTAAAACATATGTCATGGGTGACAAATTCTGACGAAAGCGGGTATTACATGCCGCATCACGCGGTGATAAAAAATACAAGCAATACTACAAAGGTGCGAGTAGTGTTCGACGCCTCTGCTAAGTCTGACAACGGCGTATCGTTAAATGACGTGTTAATGACGGGTCCAAGCatacaagataaaataatatcacatttaatTCGTttccgcacgtacaattacgtTATAACAGCGgatatagaaaaaatgtatcgcCAAGTACTAGTACATGAACAGGATCGACACTTTCAACAGATTCTATGGCGTAGAGATGGCAAGATAGAAACATTGCAATTGAATACATTAGCTTTCGGTGTATCATCCTCGCCATTTTTGGCAATCCGTACCATACAAAAACTTGCAGAGGACGAATATCAATCATTTCCTAAGGCGGCCGGAGTTTTAAAATCACACTTATATGTAGACGATTTATTAACCGGTTCCGAAACGATCAAGGAAGCCCGAATATTACGAGACGATATCATCGCGTTGTTAGCACGAGGCGGTTTTACGATAAGACAATGGGCATCGAATGATGAACGCATAATCCATGACTTAGAGTCTACCGCGTTGCACGAGAGTTTCACTATCCGTATTGATCGTGATCTAAAAACACTAGGCATCACGTGGAGCGCGAAAaacgataaattatattacgCAACAAGATCAATCGAGATCACGGAAAGGGTGACGAAGAGAAAGATATTATCAGAAATCGCAAAATTTTACGATCCGTTGGGTTTAGTAGGACCAGTTATCTtgtatatcaaaaaattaatgcaagaCGTGTGGCGTAGCGGTGTACATTGGGATGAATCCATTCCGCAAAGTATTTATACCGAATGGTCTAATTTCGCTAGACAATGGGAATCTATAAATAAGATTTCGGTTGACCGTAAGTTATTAATTGAAGGGTATCACGATGTGCAATTGCATGGTTTTTGTGACGCCAGTAGTACCGGCTACGGGGCATGCATATACATACGTTCATCTAATAATCAGAAAACCGTGGCGAAATTGCTATGCGCGAAATCGCGAGTTGCACCCTTGAAAACCGTCACGATTCCACGACTCGAGCTGTGCGGTGCATTAACATTAGCACAGTTATTTCGGGAAGTAAAAGGCACATTGAACATCAATTTCAATAAGATTATCTTTTGGTGCGATTCTACCATCGTGCTTCACTGGTTGAATACAGCCCCCCATTTGTTAAAAACTTACGTGTCTAACCGCGTCGCGAGCATTCGACAATTTACTGAGTCACACGAATGGCGACACGTTCGAACAGAGGAAAATCCTGCCGACGCTATTTCGAGGGGTCAATTGCCACACGATTTTTTGCGAAATCAAACATGGTTTACGGGACCATCGTGGTTGAGCAAGGATGAAGATGAATGGCCCAACGAAATTATTCGGATACCCGAAATACccgaattaaaaaagaatgctTGCTTAATTTCCGAACATACTAAGTTTGATATCCTCGATAGATATTCTTCTTATTCCAAATTAATCAGAATCGTTTCATATTGTCTCCGGGTCCGTCATCCAAATAAACACACAGGGGTCTTACAAGCGGAAGAGATTAATAAGGCAGAAATACGCGtgctaaaaatattacaagctGATCAATTTTCTGATGAAATTAAAGGATTAAATGGAGCTTCGACTAACAAGAGTAAATTCGCCAATTTAAATCCGTTTATTGATGAATACGGTTTAATTCGCGTGGGAGGACGTTTGCAAAAATCAGACCTCACGTTCGCGCAAAAACACCCAATTCTGCTTCCCAGTCGACACAGCTTGACCGATCGCATCATACGCGAAATCCATGAGAAGCATTACCATACAGGCATACAAACCACGCTTTACATTCTTCGGCAAAGATTTTGGTTACCGGACGGCCGTAACCAAGTACGGAAAATTGTCCGTACATGCACGCGTTGCATTCGATTTAACCACAATAACAGCGATTATAAAATGGGCAATCTTCCGATAGCCCGCGTACGCGTAAGCACGCCCTTTCAAAACACAGGCATTGATTTCTGCGGcccattttatattaaagaaaaaaaataccgcAATAAAACACGTGTCAAGGTCTATGTATGCGTATTTGTGTGCATGACGATTAAGGCGATACATCTTGAAGTAGTGAGTGACTTAACTTCCGATGGATTCTTAGCCGCATTACGCCGATTCGCTGCGAGGCGAGGTTTACCGGAACACGTATACTCGGATAATGGTACGAATTTTGTTGGCGCGAACAATCAGTTGAAGGACCTATATGCCGTATTTAATTCGAACGagcacaaaaaattaatacaacaatATGCGAGTGATCGCCGTATCACCTGGCATTTTATACCGCCAGCAGCACCCCACTTCGGCGGGCTATGGGAGTCTACCGTAAAGAGTTTCAAACACCATTTCAAACGAGTAATTGGTGATTCCTTGTTTACATTCGAGGAATTAAATACGTTCGTTGTAGAAGTCGAGGGTATTCTAAATTCGAGACCAATTACATCTATTTCGTCCGATCCGAACGACTTATTAGTACTGTCCCCCGCTCATTATTTAATCGGCAAACCATTAACCATGTTGCCCGAAAACGATTATACGAGCATTTCAGATAACCGTTTGTCCACTTGGCAACATATTGCTAAGGTGAGACAAGACTTCTGGAAGAGGTGGAGTCTCGAGTATTTAAACGAGTTACAAGTCCGTCGCAAATGGATCAAAGAGGGACAGCGTTTCGAGATTGGAGCCGTCGTACTTATTAAGGA
This genomic window contains:
- the LOC113004496 gene encoding uncharacterized protein LOC113004496; the protein is MANRAKILINKRTSLKSKITNLNNILDKGTTDDTLIKLRLERVTELFHAYEDFNDELTELDPNESHQTEYENIEERYYLLAAKIKNRLSASNISEASTSASHEDRPYENSLATSTKKRRIKLPEASLPTFDGKFESWLSFKNSFRNMIGSQTDLSDIDKLHYLKSALTGEAANKIKIFETDDINYSKAWELLERSYEVKRILISRHLSSILNLPVLEKETSSGLSKLADDVQQHIASLSVLGASVGPEMIVHVLETKLPKSTAERWENSLERETFPEPDQIYDFLYKSAVFASKRERTKTLEAERSKGEPPIKKKRYSSSPNKAFVLNTSRNCIICRNRRHPLHLCEKFKQLPVQKRIDAIKTAKLCYNCLRSHKGNVCNFSNCSICNKRHNSLLHIDNYANTHKSDKSKSTSVQTD
- the LOC105204178 gene encoding uncharacterized protein LOC105204178; translation: MVYIRGGKHGPIKCRALLDTCASANFLTESIARYLKEEVTAHSSPISAINGMNTKSRGIVRITIQSIHDNFSKELTCLTIPTITDLVPSETFPRNSVKIPSNIRLADPDFHLPRHVDLLIGSGASLSLFAIGQIDLSREGYDLYLQKTRLGWIIAGGTSSQKTGRAVTCHLTRLEDLIQKFWEIEEIGLNKPQTEEEVECESHFIRTVSRDVNGRYTVRLPFGNTNKRLGNSRKMALKRLLSLERKLDTDAKLKNEYARVINEYLNLKHMSWVTNSDESGYYMPHHAVIKNTSNTTKVRVVFDASAKSDNGVSLNDVLMTGPSIQDKIISHLIRFRTYNYVITADIEKMYRQVLVHEQDRHFQQILWRRDGKIETLQLNTLAFGVSSSPFLAIRTIQKLAEDEYQSFPKAAGVLKSHLYVDDLLTGSETIKEARILRDDIIALLARGGFTIRQWASNDERIIHDLESTALHESFTIRIDRDLKTLGITWSAKNDKLYYATRSIEITERVTKRKILSEIAKFYDPLGLVGPVILYIKKLMQDVWRSGVHWDESIPQSIYTEWSNFARQWESINKISVDRKLLIEGYHDVQLHGFCDASSTGYGACIYIRSSNNQKTVAKLLCAKSRVAPLKTVTIPRLELCGALTLAQLFREVKGTLNINFNKIIFWCDSTIVLHWLNTAPHLLKTYVSNRVASIRQFTESHEWRHVRTEENPADAISRGQLPHDFLRNQTWFTGPSWLSKDEDEWPNEIIRIPEIPELKKNACLISEHTKFDILDRYSSYSKLIRIVSYCLRVRHPNKHTGVLQAEEINKAEIRVLKILQADQFSDEIKGLNGASTNKSKFANLNPFIDEYGLIRVGGRLQKSDLTFAQKHPILLPSRHSLTDRIIREIHEKHYHTGIQTTLYILRQRFWLPDGRNQVRKIVRTCTRCIRFNHNNSDYKMGNLPIARVRVSTPFQNTGIDFCGPFYIKEKKYRNKTRVKVYVCVFVCMTIKAIHLEVVSDLTSDGFLAALRRFAARRGLPEHVYSDNGTNFVGANNQLKDLYAVFNSNEHKKLIQQYASDRRITWHFIPPAAPHFGGLWESTVKSFKHHFKRVIGDSLFTFEELNTFVVEVEGILNSRPITSISSDPNDLLVLSPAHYLIGKPLTMLPENDYTSISDNRLSTWQHIAKVRQDFWKRWSLEYLNELQVRRKWIKEGQRFEIGAVVLIKDKTAPCAQWNLGRITRLHPGDDGISRAATIKTVSGEIKRSTALLYMLPIEP